cggggctgctcgCAGCCAGGAGTCGTGCGTGGGGACGGCGGAGGTTGAGAGGCTCTCCCCGCTTCTGGTTTTGAGCCCTTGATGGTGCAAACTTACGGAGGCAGTAACAGGGCTCATTTTTCTACTTCGTTTTCCAGCATTGGTCTCTTTTAGAGGATGAGGAGCATTCCTGACCACTTATTAAAgactttttcctcttgctgaTGCCAGTGAGCTGcatttgcttattttgcttAGTCCCAGCCTGGTGTGCATTAGGCTGcagctgtttctgtgtttaCCCTGAAGCCTACTGAGGGCTGGGAGGGTTGCTCCAGCAGTTTGCTGCCAGCAGGTGTTTCAGGCACGAGACAGGGCAAAACGCCCCTGGACGGATCCTGCCCTCTGCCACCTCCCGGCACCGCAGCGTGTCCGTCACTGCAGGCCCTGCGAGCGCTCGGGGCGCACACGGCTTTGGGGCCGCTCCGGCTGCTGCCAACCAAGGGGGTCCCCACGCGTGACCCCAAACAGGAGGACAccgggggcaggaggaggacagggagCCGTTTGCTCTGGCAGGAGCGCGTGTGCCCGCGAGGCGGGGGGTGCATGGTCCCCCCCTCGCCAACACccctgggcagctctgcagcccctcgGGAGTGCCCAAACCTGGGCACCTGTTTGCACATGGCTGTGTGGGGGGCGACATCTCCCCGCCGGGCTGAACACCAGCAGGCTGGTGGGGTCCCTCAGCTCAGCGGGGTGTCCCCGTGCCCGCTGGCACTCACACGCCTCGTCGGGGAGGTGCTCGGTGCTGTACACCCGTGGGATGTCATCCTCCACTCACCTCTctgttccttcccctctctgtgTTTTCCAGCGTGGGGCAGGTCGTTAACATCAAAGCCAAAGTGAACCGAGCCTTCAACTCCAGCATGGAGGTTCGTATGGCGCAAACCCTGTTCtcccccctgcctgccctgtgcACCCTCGCTGTCCCCACAGCTGCACCCTCCTGTGCACTGCAGCCGCATGCACCATACCCGCACATCCCTCCGGGCTCCAGCTCTACCCCTCATCCCATGCAGCTTTTTGATAAACACCCGCTGATCTCGGGCACCAAACcgctcctcctcttccctgctcaGCTTCAGGATCCCACACATCCTGGAAATCTCTGCGCTTCACGCCCTGCTTTAAATGCAGGCTCCCCCATCCTTCCGTGGGGGGAATATTTGGGGTGAGGAACCCCCGTGGGTGCTTCTGCAACCCCCGTGCCCCGTGTCGGTGGTGCTGTGCCTGCGTGCTCACCCCCCAGCCGCTCGCCCCCGTGGCTCAGGGGCCCTTGTGCTGTGCCCCCTGCCAGGTGGGCATCCAGGTGAGCTACGAGGACCTGTGCAGCGGGAAGCACTGCAGCATCTGCAAGGCTTACGCCACCTTCGTGGCCCATGGACCCCCCCGGCACCAAGGTAAGCGCTGCTCAGCGAGCCCCCGCGCCCGGCCAGCAGGGAACCAGCCTCTGCGGCAGGGACCGGGGCTGCTCCCATATCCACGGTGGTTTTGGGTACACGTTGGGGTGCTGGGGCTATGGCACGGAGGGTGCCTGCCTTGGAGGCAGCAGCAATGGCACGTCCTCCACGTTCCTCTCTGGCCCCTCCAGCTACAGCACAGCCCAGCCACGCTGGCAGGAGTTTGCCCAGCTCCTCTGCGCTTGGTTTGGGATGTTGCTGGGGTGCTGCCCCGCATAGGGCACCCACCCCATCCATCGCCCGTGCCCAGGTCAAGCTGAAGCCGCTGGCCCCGCAGACGGAGGAGGAGAAGATCGAGCACAGCATCGCCGCCGAGCGCCGCCGCATGCGGCTGGTCCACAAGGACACCCTCAAGGACCTCCTCACCCGCAGCCCCCGCGAGACCGGTACAGTGCTTCCCCTGCCGGGGTGGAGCAGAGGGAATTGGGGTGCTGGGCGCGGGGGCAGCCGTGGCGCTGAGCCCCCTGGTGCCCCCCCGGCAGAGCTGGAGACGCGGGATGGCAGCGTGGTGGTGCCGGCCGAGAAGACGCGGGTGGAGAGCGTGGAGCTGGTGCTGCCCCCGCACGCCAACCACCAGGGCAACACCTTCGGCGGGCAGATCATGGCCTGGATGGAGAACGTGGCCACCATCGCGGCCAGGTGCCTGTGGGgggtgggcagctggggggggggggggctgcagctgggtgctggggaccctTGGGAGCCGGCAGGGTGGCAGGGACGGGGCCGGGCACAGCGCCGGCGGGGTCGGCACATGGGGTGCAGCACAGCGGGAAAGGGCGAGCTCATGGCACGTGCAGGTCCCCCGGCTCTGACCATGCTGGGAAGGGGCGTATGGGGTTCTGGGGCACGGGTCCCATGGGATAACGCCCGCCCCGCAGCCGGCTGTGCCATGCCCACCCCACGCTGCGCGCCATCGAGATGTTCCACTTCCGCGGACCGTCGCAGGTCGGGGACCGCCTGGTGCTCAAAGCCATCGTCAACAACGCCTTCAAAAACAGGTGGGTGCCCGCAGCGGGACCCCCGGATCCCCTCCCATGGCCCCCTGTGCCTCACCTCTtctctgccccctgcccagcatGGAGGTGGGGGTCTGCGCTGAGGCGTACGGCCAGGAGATGTCCGTCAGCAGAAGACACATCAACAGCGCCTTCATGACCTTCGTGGTGCTGGATGAGGAGGGCCGGCCCCGCACCCTGCCCATGGTCGTGCCCCAGCCGGGGGTAAGGACTGCAGCCCCCAATTTGTCCCCAAATTTGTCCCCATCACAGCGGCTCCGGGtcctggggaagcagcaggcagctgccgAGCCCTGAAAGTCTCCGATGGTTTTGTGTGCTCTGATCTGCTGCAAAACAAACGGCGTTTTGTTGGGATGGAAATCAGATTGCTCAGCGGCGGTGAATTAAATCGATAGCTCCGTGTAACTGCTAATAGAGTAGCAGGCCTGCCCGAGCAGAGGTGGAAGCGCGTTAGCCATGCAAGTCTTCACAGAACGTTGCCTGCAAGTTTCAGCTCAATGTTCCTGCAATTtaagggaaagaatgaaaacctATCAGGTTGTTTTCACCTTTCAAAGCATTCTAATCCATAATTTGCTCGGATCCAAATGTTTTCGAAAGGATGTCACACAAACACGGCAGCAAAGCAGACATCCGTGTGTCTCAGGGTAAATCGCAGCGTGAGCAACACAGCTACAGCCTCGTGCTGGGCTGAGCCGTGCCTGCACACCTGGTTTTGGGGTCTTAAAGCCAGGatttctctctgtcctgctttcACCAACCCAACACATCCCAGGTCAGGGCAGGGTGTGCCGGGATTTACCAAaacccagctgctggggctgcagggacatGAGCTGGTGGGCTCCAAAAATGGTTCCAAACACACCAAAATGCTTTGCGGTTAACCTCCGGCAGGCGTGGGGCTTCACCCCACTGAATGTTTTCcccaaaagctgtatttttaccCCCTTTCCTCTTACCCTGCTGTGCGTTTCCCATTGATCAGGATGGAGAGAGGAGGTACAGGGAAGCCAGCGCTAGGAAAAAGATTCGGCTGGACCGGTGAGTGGAAAAAACAAGTGGGGACAGAGGGGGGAGAGCGGGCAGCTGGGAGATGCCACCCCCCCAGCACTGGGGAGCACGGGCACAGTTTGTGCCGCACCGTAAGGAGAACGGTTCCCCTCCTGCAGGAAATACGTCGTGTCCTGCAAGCAGACCGAGGTGCCTCTGTCCGTGCCCTGGGACCAAAGCAACAAGGTAGGGAGCCTGCGGGcagtgctgcctcctgcctggggCACCTCCAGCCCCTGACGTGCTGCCCTGCCGCAGGTTTATCTGAGCTACAACAACGTCTCCGCGCTGAAGACGCTCGTAGCCAAAGCAAACTGGGCGCTTgccagggaaaaggaaaaggtacCGGCTCCTGCCCTGGCCCCTCGAGCTGCCCCCAAAATGGAGACATGCCATGGGTGcgtcccagccctgccctgtgcccccagGTGCGGATATACACGCTGGAGGAGGACAAGTTCCTGTCCTTCCGCATCGAGATGTCCGTCTGCATCGCCGCCGGCCAGgccttctccctgctctctgaCCTGCGGCGCCGGCACGAGTGGGACAGCCACTACGCGTGAGCGCTGCGGGGCGGGAAGGGACCCCTTCCTAAAAGCACATCCTCGAGGCTGAATGTCCCTTTGGGTTTCCCTGGGAGCACGTGTTTCACGTTGGAGCTGTGCTCGCTCCTCGAACCGCACATCCCCATCCCCGGGGCTGGTGGCTGCACGTAGGAAACGTGGATTTGGGGTCCCCCCGTGGCTGGCTGTCGGTGCGCAGCCCGTCACCGCCTCTCCACGTGTGACCGGCGCCCTCCTGCCCCGCAGGAGCGCCGAGCTGGTCCAGCAGGTGGACGAGGACGACGCCATCTACCACGTGGTGAGCCAGACGCTCAGCCACGAGAACAAGCCCCAGGACTTCGTCATCCTGGCGTCCCGGCGGAAACCCTGCGACAAAGGGTGAGCGGCGGCCGTTTGCATCCCCGTCGCCGTCCCTGTGGCCCAtctcacctcctgccctcctccccaggGACCCCTACGTGGTGGCCTTTCGGTCGGTG
This Cygnus olor isolate bCygOlo1 chromosome 8, bCygOlo1.pri.v2, whole genome shotgun sequence DNA region includes the following protein-coding sequences:
- the ACOT11 gene encoding LOW QUALITY PROTEIN: acyl-coenzyme A thioesterase 11 (The sequence of the model RefSeq protein was modified relative to this genomic sequence to represent the inferred CDS: deleted 1 base in 1 codon), whose product is MLSFFWLRCLLKMVKGNIVPEDILSFCCNGLQGSTSPPPLCSRDPGEREEAPGAMGGRSPTEVQMSQLVLPCHTNHRGELSAGQLLKWIDTAACLSAERHAGCPCVTASMDDIYFEHTISVGQVVNIKAKVNRAFNSSMEVGIQVSYEDLCSGKHCSICKAYATFVAHGPPGTKVKLKPLAPQTEEEKIEHSIAAERRRMRLVHKDTLKDLLTRSPRETELETRDGSVVVPAEKTRVESVELVLPPHANHQGNTFGGQIMAWMENVATIAASRLCHAHPTLRAIEMFHFRGPSQVGDRLVLKAIVNNAFKNSMEVGVCAEAYGQEMSVSRRHINSAFMTFVVLDEEGRPRTLPMVVPQPGDGERRYREASARKKIRLDRKYVVSCKQTEVPLSVPWDQSNKVYLSYNNVSALKTLVAKANWALAREKEKVRIYTLEEDKFLSFRIEMSVCIAAGQAFSLLSDLRRRHEWDSHYASAELVQQVDEDDAIYHVVSQTLSHENKPQDFVILASRRKPCDKGDPYVVAFRSVTLPTHLACASFTRGETLCSGFCVWPESEETSKVAYYNQATPGYLTYVTTNVAGLSSSFCATFEACERFLLKNKDDLIARLRDL